The Balneolaceae bacterium region ACCACGTGCATGTATTCGGCCAGGAAAAACATGCCGAATTTCATGCCGCTGTACTCGGTGTGAAAACCTCCGACAAGCTCCTGCTCGGCCTCCACCAGGTCGAAGGGCGTGCGGTTGGCCTCGGCAAAGGCGGCCACCACAAAGATGACAGCCCCGACGGGGTTGCGGAAGAGGTTCCACCAGTACTCCTGCGAATCCACCACGTCAATCATGCTGAGCGACTGCGAGAAGAGGACGCAGGAGGCTACGGCCATGCCCAGGGGAAGTTCGTAGCTGAGCATCTGGGCGGCGGCGCGCAGTCCCCCGAGCAGGGAGTATTTGGAGTTGGAGGCCCAGCCCGCGAGGGTGACCCCGTAGACGCCCAGGGAGGTGACGGCCAGCAGATAGAGCACCCCGGCGTTGATGTCGGTGATGTAAAGTCCGTCGCCGAAAGGTATGACCGCGACGGTCAGCAGGGCGGTGATTACGGGAATCATGGGCGCGACCGTATGGATGGTCTTGTAGCCCTGGATGGGCGTCACGTCTTCCTTGAGCAGCAGCTTGACCACGTCGGCTATGGGCTGCAGGAGTCCGAGGGGACCCACCCGGTTGGGTCCCAACCGGTTCTGGATGAAGGCGGCGACGCGCCTTTCGGCATAGACCGCCAGCGCCGCCGAGTTGAGCAGCATGAAGAGGGCGATGCCCAGGGTGATATAGGAAGTGCTGGTGACGGGTTCCATTAAATCGCGTGCTTAGGCTTGGTTGACTTCGGTGGTTTGCTGTTTGAGGGGGATGCCCTGCTCGGCGTCCATGCGTTCGTAGCTGACGCCCTGGAAGGCGGCGATGTGCCCGGAAATCTCGTCCATGATGTCGCGGGAGTGCGCCAGGTCGAAGGCCAGTCCAATGCGGTCGGCCAGGCGGTTCAGGAACTCCCAGGCGGGCAGGCAGTCCACCTTGTTCTCGTCGGTGCGCCAGTTGTCGAAGTTGGTGCCGTGGCGGTCCAGGCGGCCCTCCGACATCTCCAGGTTGAGGCGCCGGTTGGTATATTTGGTCTCCTTGGCCGGGTAGGTGCGCTGGATGCGCCCGTCCAGGTTCACATAGCTGGCGGCGTGCTCAGCCACGCAGGTGACGGGTATTACCAGGTCGGCCGCCGCGGCCAGGGCGGTATCGTTGGTGGCCAGCATGATGACGTAGGTGCCGTCCAGGTCTTCTTCGGCCAGCACCCCGCGTTCCAGCAGATCGTCGGCCAGGATGACGGCCACCCCGGCACCGCGTACAGCGGAGGCGATCTCTTCGGTGGGACTTTCGTCGAGTCCCAGCAGGCGGCAGCCCTCGGTGTTGGGGGCCTGGTCGTCGGTCAGCAGGAAATCGTCGCCGTGGCCCTCCTCAATGTGGGTGGTGAAGCGGGCTGCGGGAGCCCCCAGCAGGTCGAAAAACTTGGAAAGGGCGTAATTTTCCTCCACCGAGGCGTGGGGGGAGCCGATCACGGCCAGTTCGGAGGGATCGTGCGCCTCCAGCACCTCCGCAAAGGTTGCAAGGGCATTGTTCCAGGAGGTCTTTGAGCGGTTCTTACCGTCCAGCTTGATCAGGGGACGGGAGACCCGGTTCTCGTTGAAGCGGCGGTAGGCCATGCGTCCCTCGTCGGGCATCCAGTGGTCGTTGACGTGGTCATTCTGGCGCGGAGTGACGCGCAGCACCAGGTTGTCGCGGGTCCACAGGTCCACGTTGGTGCCCTTGCCGCCCGTCACGTCGATGCTGGGGGTCTGGTTCATCTCCCAGACGCGCGCCTTGAAACGGAAATCCGACGAGGTGAGCGCGCCCACCGGGCAGAGGTCCACCGTATTCAGCGAATAGGGGTCGTCAAAGGTCTCGCCCGGTGCGGTCATGGGGTAATTCTTGTCGCCGCGGGAGACGATGGTGAGCTGATGGGTTTCGCTGATCTCCTCGGTGAAGCGCACGCAGCGCGTGCAGTTGATGCAGCGCTCGGCATCGAGTGTGACGCGGGGACCCAGTTCCACCCGCTTGGGCTTGTGCACCTTCTTGACCTCGAAGCGGCTGCCTTCGGGACCGTACTTGTAGGTCTGGATCTGGAGGGGACACTCCCCGGCCTGGTCGCAGATGGGGCAGTCCAGCGGATGGTTGATCAGTATGAATTCCAGGTTGTCCTTCTGGGCGCGGGTCACCTCCTCGGAAGTCTCCTGCGTGTGGACCACCATGCCGTCCTGTATCTTGAGCGAGCAGGAGGTCTGCATCTTGGGGAACCAGCGTATCTTGCGTTCCCCGTCCTCGTCCAGCTCGTACTCGCCGGTCTCCTGGTCCTTGACGGGCTGGCCCACTTTTACCAGGCACTGCCGGCAGTTGGCGGGAATGGACATGGAGGGATGGTAGCAGAAAAAGGGCACCTCCATACCCTGGTCCAGTATAAACTGCAGCAGGTGAGGCTGCCCCTCGTACTCGAATCGTTTCCCGTCTATGAATACTTCAGGCATGGTTGGAGCGTGTCCTTTTGGTTAGGCCAGGGCGTGGGCCGATTGCTTGCACCTGGCTTCGAATTCGTCGCGGAACCGCGTGATGGTATGGCGCACCGGCCAGCAGGCGGCGTCCGCCAGGGCGCAGATGGTGCGGCCCTCCATCTGGGTGGTCAGGTCGAGCAGCAGGTCGAGGTCTTTGATCTCCCCCTCGCCTTCTTTAATGCGAATCAAAATCTTCTCCAGCCATCCCGTGCCTTCGCGGCAGGGGGTGCACTGCCCGCAGCTCTCGTGGTGGAAAAAGTGGGCGATGCGCCAGAGCACCTCCACCATGTCGGTGTCCTCGTCCATGACCACCATGCCGGCTGTCCCCAGCAGGGAGCCGGCCTCCCGCATGGATTCGGAATCCATGGAAACGCCCTCCAGCTGGTCGGCTCTCAGCACCGGGGTGGAGGCCCCTCCGGGAATTACCGCTTTCAGGTCTTTGCCGCCGCGCACACCGCCGCCCACCTCGTTGATAAGATCCAGGACCGGCACGCCAGTGGGCAGCTCGTAGACCCCCGGGCGGTTCACATGTCCGCTTATGCCGTAGAGCACGGGTCCGGGATGGCCCTCGGCGCCGATGGAGCTGTACCAGTCGGCCCCGTTGTTGATGACCAGGGGCACATTGGCCAGGGTCTCGATATTGTTGATGGTGGTGGGACGTCCCCAGAGACCTTTCTGGGCGGGGAAGGGAGGCTTGACGCGCGGATAGCCGCGCTTGCCCTCCAGGGATTCCAGCATGGCGGTCTCCTCCCCGCAGATATAGGCGCCGGCCCCATAGACGGTGTGCAGTTCGATGTCTTCGCCGCTGCCCAGGATGTCCTCCCCCAGGTAGCCGCGGCTGTAGGCCTCGGCCACCGCCTTTTCAAAAATCTTGCCGTAGTCGAGGTACTCCCCGCGGATGTAGACGTAGATGGTCGACACCTGCATGGCGTAGGCGGCGATAAGGGCCCCCTCCAGGAAGAGGTGGGGGTTGAACTCGAATAGCTTGCGGTCCTTGAAAGTGCCCGGCTCCGACTCGTCGCCGTTGCAGGCCAGGTAGCGGGGACCCCCGTCGGGATCGGGCATGAAGCTCCATTTGAGTCCGCAGTTGAAGCCGGCCCCGCCGCGCCCCCGGATATTGGCGGCCTTCACCTCGTTGGTCACCTTTTCGCGCGACCAGTCGCTGTCTTGCATCACGGCCTTCAGCGCCCGGTATCCGCCGTTCTCCTCGTAGACCCCGATCTTGTGCAGGTCGGGTATGTCGGGGATCAGCTTCGGTTCGTAAGATCTCCAGTCGTCAGCCATGGGTCAGGTCGCTGCTTGGTTGCGTTTCTCAAGATGGGGCATCGCCATCGATTCAAATTCGGGAGTCTGCCCGTTGCGCAGATTTTCAAGGAGGCGGTCCACCTTCTCGGTGGTCAGCTTGTTCACGTAGGGCCCGTTGGTGACCTGCAGCATGGGTGCGTATCCGCAGGCGCCCAGGCACTCCACCTCCTGCAGCGTGAACATGCCGTCGTCGGTGGTCTCGCCCGCCGAAATGCCGAGGCGGTCCTCCAGGTGGTGCAGAATTTCGTAGCCCCCGCAGAGCTGGCAGCTCAGGCAGGTGCAGACGTCCAGCACAAAGCGGCCGGTCTCCTCCTTGTAGTACTGCGTGTAGAAGGAGGCCACCCCGTGCACGTGGGCCTCGGGGAGGTCCAGGGTGCGGGCCACAAGCTTCTGAACCTCGGGCTTGACGTGCCCGAATTTGCGCTGGGCCACCCAGAGCACCTGCAGCGTGGCCGCCTTGTTGTTGGGGAAGCGTGAAGTGATCTTCTCGATCTCCTCACGTTCTTCTCCGTTAAACGATAGATCCTGTTCTGCCATAATGCGTTATGCTATTTGTCTGCTTCTCCCATGACGGGGTCGACCCCCCCGATGATGACCACGGTGTCGGCCACCATCTCCCCGTCGAGCAGGTCCTCGAGCACCTGCAGGTTGGCGAAGGAGGGGGAATTTATTTTGAGTCTCCAGGGATGGCCCGTGCCATCACTCTGAATGTAGTAGCCCAGCTCGCCCTTGGGTCCCTCGACGGCGTGGTAGCATTCGGTGCCGTCCGGGGGACATATGCCGGTGTCGGTCATCATGAAATCGTGGATCATGCCCTCCATGGAGTAGTAGACCTCATCCTTGGAAGGATAGGCCTGCTTGGCGTTGTCGGCACGTACGGGTCCCTTGGGCATCTTGTCCAGGCACTGTCGGATGATGCGGATGCTCTCCTGCATCTCCTCCATGCGCACGTAATAACGCGCCAGGTTGTCGCCCTCCAGGCGGGTGGGAATCTCGAAATCGATATTGTCGTAGCGGGCGTAGGGCTCGAAGTCGCGGATATCGTAGGCGTAGCCCGAGGCGCGCAGAGTGGGTCCGGTAGCCCCGGAGGCGAGGGCGTCCTCGGTTTTCAGCACACCCACCTCGGCGTTGCGGTCAATGAATATACGGTTGCGGTCCAGCAGCCCGTGCCAGTCGCGAAGCTCGTCGGGGAAGCGGTCCACAAAGTCTTTGATCATAGACACGGCGTCGGGGGTAAGGTCGTTGGCCACCCCGCCGATGCGCGCGTGCGATATGGTAAAGCGGTGTCCCCCGATCTGGTCGAAAATGTCGTAGAGCTTCTCCCGCTCCCGGAAGGTCCAGATAAAAAAGGAGACTGCGCCGGCGTCCATCACCAGGGTGCCCAGCCAGAGGAGGTGGGAGGAGATGCGCGCCAGCTCGCAGCCGATCATGCGGATGTAATGGGCGCGTTCGGGTACCTCCACGTCGGCGATCTTCTCCACGGCGGTGCAGAGGGCCACGTTGTTGGAGTAGGGGGCGAGGTAGTCCATGCGGTCGGTGTAGGGCATGAACTCCTGGTAGGTCTTGTTCTCGGCAATTTTCTCCACGCCGCGGTGGAGGTAGCCGATGTCCAGTTTCGCCTTCTCGATGATCTCCCCGTTAAGCTGCAGGATGAGGCGCAGCACGCCGTGGGTGGCGGGGTGCTGGGGACCCATGTTGAGAACCATCTTGGTGCTGAGGGGATCGGCGTCCTCCAGCATCTCCACAGTGGTGTGCTTGTCTTCCAGGGACTGGTAGAGCGATTCCTGGTGCTCCCTGAAGAACTTGGGCGTTACCTGCTTGGTCAGTTCCTTGTCGGACATGGCGGCGATGGATTAAACGTCGTCTGTAGGTGCGATGCGCACGGTCTGCGGTGCCGGAGTCATTCGGTGTCGGGGGTGGTGCTGGGGAGTTCGATAGATCCGGGGATGCCCAGCAGGGGAAATTCCTTGCGCATGGGGAAGTAGTCGTAGTCTTCGGGCATGTAGATGCGCCGCAGGTCGGGATGGCCCCGGAAACGCACCCCGAACATGTCGTAGACCTCCCGCTCGAACCAGTCGGCCGAGGGCCAGAGTTCATAGACAGAGTCGGCTTCCGGATTCTCCTCCTCCAGGCGAATTTTCACGAAGAGG contains the following coding sequences:
- the nuoH gene encoding NADH-quinone oxidoreductase subunit NuoH encodes the protein MEPVTSTSYITLGIALFMLLNSAALAVYAERRVAAFIQNRLGPNRVGPLGLLQPIADVVKLLLKEDVTPIQGYKTIHTVAPMIPVITALLTVAVIPFGDGLYITDINAGVLYLLAVTSLGVYGVTLAGWASNSKYSLLGGLRAAAQMLSYELPLGMAVASCVLFSQSLSMIDVVDSQEYWWNLFRNPVGAVIFVVAAFAEANRTPFDLVEAEQELVGGFHTEYSGMKFGMFFLAEYMHVVIGSMLITTFFFGSYHLPFAGYWLPEMSTTWKAVLDVGIFTAKTAFFIFVFIWVRWTIPRFKYNQVMKLGWKRMLPISIANFIVLAVLIYGWHHWM
- a CDS encoding 2Fe-2S iron-sulfur cluster-binding protein, whose product is MPEVFIDGKRFEYEGQPHLLQFILDQGMEVPFFCYHPSMSIPANCRQCLVKVGQPVKDQETGEYELDEDGERKIRWFPKMQTSCSLKIQDGMVVHTQETSEEVTRAQKDNLEFILINHPLDCPICDQAGECPLQIQTYKYGPEGSRFEVKKVHKPKRVELGPRVTLDAERCINCTRCVRFTEEISETHQLTIVSRGDKNYPMTAPGETFDDPYSLNTVDLCPVGALTSSDFRFKARVWEMNQTPSIDVTGGKGTNVDLWTRDNLVLRVTPRQNDHVNDHWMPDEGRMAYRRFNENRVSRPLIKLDGKNRSKTSWNNALATFAEVLEAHDPSELAVIGSPHASVEENYALSKFFDLLGAPAARFTTHIEEGHGDDFLLTDDQAPNTEGCRLLGLDESPTEEIASAVRGAGVAVILADDLLERGVLAEEDLDGTYVIMLATNDTALAAAADLVIPVTCVAEHAASYVNLDGRIQRTYPAKETKYTNRRLNLEMSEGRLDRHGTNFDNWRTDENKVDCLPAWEFLNRLADRIGLAFDLAHSRDIMDEISGHIAAFQGVSYERMDAEQGIPLKQQTTEVNQA
- the nuoF gene encoding NADH-quinone oxidoreductase subunit NuoF; the encoded protein is MADDWRSYEPKLIPDIPDLHKIGVYEENGGYRALKAVMQDSDWSREKVTNEVKAANIRGRGGAGFNCGLKWSFMPDPDGGPRYLACNGDESEPGTFKDRKLFEFNPHLFLEGALIAAYAMQVSTIYVYIRGEYLDYGKIFEKAVAEAYSRGYLGEDILGSGEDIELHTVYGAGAYICGEETAMLESLEGKRGYPRVKPPFPAQKGLWGRPTTINNIETLANVPLVINNGADWYSSIGAEGHPGPVLYGISGHVNRPGVYELPTGVPVLDLINEVGGGVRGGKDLKAVIPGGASTPVLRADQLEGVSMDSESMREAGSLLGTAGMVVMDEDTDMVEVLWRIAHFFHHESCGQCTPCREGTGWLEKILIRIKEGEGEIKDLDLLLDLTTQMEGRTICALADAACWPVRHTITRFRDEFEARCKQSAHALA
- a CDS encoding NAD(P)H-dependent oxidoreductase subunit E gives rise to the protein MAEQDLSFNGEEREEIEKITSRFPNNKAATLQVLWVAQRKFGHVKPEVQKLVARTLDLPEAHVHGVASFYTQYYKEETGRFVLDVCTCLSCQLCGGYEILHHLEDRLGISAGETTDDGMFTLQEVECLGACGYAPMLQVTNGPYVNKLTTEKVDRLLENLRNGQTPEFESMAMPHLEKRNQAAT
- the nuoD gene encoding NADH dehydrogenase (quinone) subunit D, with amino-acid sequence MSDKELTKQVTPKFFREHQESLYQSLEDKHTTVEMLEDADPLSTKMVLNMGPQHPATHGVLRLILQLNGEIIEKAKLDIGYLHRGVEKIAENKTYQEFMPYTDRMDYLAPYSNNVALCTAVEKIADVEVPERAHYIRMIGCELARISSHLLWLGTLVMDAGAVSFFIWTFREREKLYDIFDQIGGHRFTISHARIGGVANDLTPDAVSMIKDFVDRFPDELRDWHGLLDRNRIFIDRNAEVGVLKTEDALASGATGPTLRASGYAYDIRDFEPYARYDNIDFEIPTRLEGDNLARYYVRMEEMQESIRIIRQCLDKMPKGPVRADNAKQAYPSKDEVYYSMEGMIHDFMMTDTGICPPDGTECYHAVEGPKGELGYYIQSDGTGHPWRLKINSPSFANLQVLEDLLDGEMVADTVVIIGGVDPVMGEADK